The Bacteroidia bacterium genomic interval TATTATCAGGGAGGAGAAGAGATCCGATATTTTCTGGATGAGGGAGAAATCGGTGGAGAAGATGGATTTGAAGAGGAGAATTTCGTGGAAAGTTCACCCAATGGATGGCATCGATATCGATTCTCACTGGGAGCTAGGATGCGCTTGAGATCGAATTTATACCTGACTCTCTTTTACACCCTACAAAAAGAATTTAATACCGGACTCGGAGAGTTCAAGCAACTACATGTTCCCAATGAAGCGGGAACTTCAACCAGACTTTCATTCAACAATTATTCATTGCTGGGCCTGAGCCTCGCTTATACTATCAAATTATATTAGAGATGATAAACAACACAGAAATTAAAAAAGCAATAATCTGTAAATCCGTTAAGAACTTTAAGATCAGTACAGCGGGTATCAATCACTACATCCCTAAAGCTGGAGACGTTGCCATCTTTGAAGTCTTAAGCATAGGTAAACACAAAGCCATACAAGGTGCCAGCGGAAAGAATAGTTACATCTTCCCCGGGGATACCATCATGGCCACCTTCGGCAATCGCTATGCGACCAATCAATTTGAAGGCTATGTACCGACGCAGGTGGAAGAGCAATACCAGATTTTAGGACAAGGAGGTTGTATCGGCGTGCTCAAAAGTACCCATGCGAAATTCGATAAAATTGGTGCGACGGAGTTGAAATTGCTGGGCTATGCAGTGGATGAAACAGGAGGAATTATCAATACCAAATACCTTACAGAAAAACCCTTGCCCTTTAAGCCAGAAAAGAAGCGTGATTATGAAGTGATCCTCTCAGTGGGTTCCAGTATGGACAGTGGGAAAACCACTTCTGCGGCCTATTTGTGTAGAGGAATCAATAAGGCTGGAAAAACAGTAGGCTTTATCAAGTTGACAGGTACCGTCTATTCTCGGGACAAGCGATTTGTAAAAGATTGTGGGGCACATACAGCCCTCGATTTTTCCAACCTCGGCTTTCCGTCCACATATATGTCGCCCCTGGCCGAAATCCTGGATATCTACGAGACTCTTTTGGCAAAACTGGAAGAGATCAATCCGGATTATGTGGTAGTGGAAATCGCAGATGGTTTACTGCAGCGCGAGACCAAAATGCTCCTGCACAATCCTGCTTTTATGTCCACCGTAAATCATATCATGCTGAGTTGCGGAGATAGTTTGGGCGTCTTGAGCGGACTTTCTTTCCTCGAAAACATCAACAGAACTCCATTCGCCATTTCCGGCCTTATCAATGTCAGTCCTTTGCTGGTGGATGAGTGTAAAAGAAGTACGAGCATTCCGGTACTCGATCTGAAAGACCTGGAATGTCCTCAGGTGGTCAATCGGCTCCCGAAAAAGAAAGTGATGAAAAATGGCGTGCCTGCATTGATCCAGAAAATTGCCTGATATGAAGCAATGGATCTTATTGGGGCCTTTTTTCAAAAGGCATAGAAGTAAACTATCAGTACTTAGTTTGGTGGGCATACTTTCGGGTATGTCTGCCATATTTCTTCCTGTCAGTATCGGGAAGTATTATACCCTGATGTTTGACTTCGAAAGTAAGCGTTCTGCCTTCCTCGACTTTCTGCCGGATTCCTTTTTTAACTCAGTACCAAATTTTCTGCTCTTCTTCTCGATCTTGATTGCCATCCATATGCTCCTGGCTTATGCAAGGCGATATTTGATGGCTTCGATGGGGGAAAGACTCACCTATGAACTCAGAAATCAATTGTTCGCACACCAATTGCGATTGGAGACTCGGATTTATGAGGAAAAGGGCATAGGAAAATACTTGCTGAGGTATAGTGGAGATCTGAAGAGCATCCAGAATTATCTGACCAAAGGAATCATCGGATTCGGTATCGATATCTTCATGATCTTACTTTTCCTTTGGGTGCTTTCTCGTATCTCTCATTCTCTTACGCTGATCTCCTTTTTCGCGATTCTGTTCATGCTCTTTCCTCTTTCGGTCCTGAATTACAAATTGCAGGACATCTCTGAGCAGAGGCGTAATCAGAAGTCAAGTTTGTTGGCATTTGTCAGCCAACGATTACAAGCCATTATTACGATCAAGGCCTTCAATCGTGAACGACCAGAATGGGAGCGCTACCTTAAGCGTTCAAGTAAAAATTATCAGACAAACCTCCAGTTTCATCGTTTATCCAGCCTCATTTTCATCCTGGTGCCGGGCCTTTTATATGTCATGATCGCAGTAATTATGTATTCCATCTATTGGCAGAAATCGAATGGAATCGAAATAGACCAGGCTGCTCTTTTATCGGCTTTTTTGCTGATCATAACTATGCTTCCGGTCATGAGGCGTTGCTTGCGGATTATGGTATGCTGGAAGTTGGGCCTTATTTCCATTAGAAAACTTCAGCGCGTATTGGATCTTCCTATTGAACAAGGAAATTTTCAAGACGAATTGATCCTGGGCGAGGGGAATATAAAGTTGGATCAGCTCTCTTTCGGTTCGGCAAATCAACGAGTGTTTCAGAATCTATCTGCAGAATGGGCACATCAGGGATTACATCTGGTAACGGGTGGGACCGGTTCCGGCAAATCCCTTCTGATCAAAATCCTTCTGGGGATTTATGCAGAATATGAAGGCGATATATTCATAGATGAACAAAACATCCGACAAAGCGATGTCAAAAGCCTCAGAAAAATGTTGACGGTCATTTCAGCAGATTATCCTTTGTTGGGGAAAACAGTTTTCGAAGCGATCTCATACAGTCGTAAGCCAAGTAAAAGAAAAGGGGCGGGTCTCATGCTGGATCGGATACAGCAAGGCTTAGCTGAAAATGCAAAATTGAGTCTGGATGATCGGATCGGAAGTCAGGGGCATGGACTGTCGAAAGGGCAGGAGCGTATCCTTTTGTTTACCCGAGCATTGCTCACTCGTAAGCCTATCTTGCTGCTAGATGAGCCTTTCAGTTCAATAGAGCCTCACATTCAGCAACACCTTCTGAAATTGATCAAACGATTGAGAAAAAAGCGTACCATTATCCTCTTTCTTAAACAGAATGATCTACCCAAACTTAGCTTCGACTCAGTACTGGATTTGGATTCTTTTCAAGCCGAAGTCCATCAGGCGGTCATGAAAAAATTGGGGAGCTAGTTTAGAAATTCAAACGAACCGAAAGATTAGGGGTAAAGCCCAGAAAATTTCTTTCTTCTTCTATGATTTCCGGCCGTTGATCATCATCTACATCATCCAGAAAATAAAAGCGCTGCCAGACATTCTCTCGATTGTAGACATTTTGAAGAGAGAATCCTATTTGACCCGAAAAACCACCCATCCTTTTTTCAAATTTATACCAAACGGAAAGGTCCAGTCGATGGTAGATAGGTAAACGAGCTCCATTTATAGGTCCAAATTTAATCTCATAGAATCCGTCGATGTCATCGGGATCATTCGGATCAACAGGTTCGTCCGGATCGTCTGGGAAGAAAGTGAGTCCCTCAGCTCGAGTGTAAGGGGTTCCTGATTTCAGAATCCAGCCAAGCGAGATCTCAAAAGGTGCGAGATAAAGATTGTGTACCCATCGAAATTGGTGAGGACGATCAAAAGAAGAGGGGAAAGGATTATCATTAAGATCTGCAAAGGTATTCCTGACCTTCGAAAGGGAGTAGGACATCCAACTTTGATATCTTCCAAACTTCTTTTTAAGCATGAAATCCAGTCCTATGGCAGATGCAGAGCCCAGGGCAAAATCAATGTCCATAGAATTATTTCGATTGAATTGATTGATCGAACTGAGATCCTCGGTTTCTTTCCAATAGAAATCCAAATCTATCAACCAGCCTTTCTTTTTAAACAAGCCACCAACGGAAAGCTGCCGACTTTCTATGATGGGTAATTCTTCTTCAGACCCAGGAACCCCTGATCCTTCCGCCAATAACCACACACTCTCCGAAACATTGGAAACATCCAGGTCCCCTTGTCGCAGCGATCGGATCAATTGAATGTACTGACCATAAGAAGATTTGAACCAGATATCTGGAGAAATTTTGTAGTGGAAGCTAATGACCGGATTCACCAGGGTTTCATCAAGTCCAGGAATGCGATCAATCCGAATCTGGGGCTGAAAATCAATTTTGTCTTGCCAGCTGTAGTGATAGCTAAGGAAAATACCTTGAGCAATTTCTGCAGCTTCCAGGGTATCAAGTACCGGATCACCAAAAGTCGAAGTCTCATCAAACTCGAAGAAATTTGAATAAGAATTGTATTGGTAGCCTGCACTAAAAGTTCCTCTTTGACTAGCCTGATAATCAACAGAGATTTTTGCTTCTGTATTATCGAGGGTATTTAGGATTGTTATCTTATTTCGCTCCGTCCCTTCTTCAAAAATGCCGAGGTCTTCATTGTTTAAACTATAACTGGCCTGACTCAGACTGACTTGGCTCTTCCAGCGCGAATTCCAGGTTCTGCTATAGAAAAAATTAGCTCCTCTAAATTCAACATTGTGTGATCTTTCGGCCAGGATACTGGATTCATTGGAGGCAGCATTGAAATTGAATCGATCACTGTTTTGCATGAAACTGAGGCTGAGGTAATCTTTAGCAGTTGGGGTAAAAACCAATTTTCCATTCAAATCTCTATAGGAAAGACTGGTTTGGTCTCGGAAAACCGGAATGTCTTCTTCCTCATCTTCATCAATTATTCCTTGAAATAGATCTTCTTGCCTGCTTCCGCTAAAAAGTTTGTTTCTATGTGCGGAGAAGGTTGGGGTATCGAATAAATCATTGTCGTGAAAGGAAAGCCGTCCAGCCAGTAGAAATGCAAATTTTTCTTTTAGTGGGACATGGAGCATAAGGTCAGCATGGGTAAAATTCGCATTTACAACCGCATGAGGTTTATCTGGGATAGAATCTGGTAAGGATATTTCCAATAGGCCCGAAGTCGCTCCCGTGTACTGAGCGGGGATGTAGTTTTTGAAGGCGGAAATCTTTTCAACCGTACTGGGAATAAAAGTGGTCAGGGTGCCAAAGAAATGTGCCTGTTTGTATATGGGAATTCGGTCCCAGTAGACCATCAACTCATCACTGCCGCCCCCTCGAATATTTATCCCGGAAGCTGTTTCATCATTAGACTCAATACCGGGTAAGGACTGGACGGAAAGTAAAACATCTGCTTCGGCCAGGCCCGGTAGCACCTTCATATTCCCGGGATTCAGAATAAACTGAGCGCCTTCGCTCAAAGTGATCGCTTCATTGTTGTATTCTATCAAGACCTCTTCCAATCCAACGGAATCAGCTTCCAGGCGGATCGTGAGGCTTTCGGGCATCTTATCCTGAATCCGGATGTATCTGTTGATATAGCCGATATGATTGATTTGTAAAAGGGAATCCTCTCTAGCATCATACTCCATCTGCGCGATTCCATTTTCATCTGCATAAGCTCCTCTTCGACTATTGAGCGATCTGACAATTGCATAGGCCAGAGCTTCGTCATTGTCATTGTCCTTGATGTGAATGGATAGTTTTCTCCTCGCTTTTTGGATATAGAAATAATTGCCTTTGCTTCTTTTCGCCTGTAGATCAAAGGGATTCAATAAGTCATAGAGGAAATCTTCAATGGCTTGATTATTCGCATACATACTCGCTTCATATGAATTGAGCAGTTCAGGGGAATAGGAAAAGTAAAGTTGATAGCTATCAGAAATATCATTGAGAATTTCTTCCAATGGCTTTTTAGCAGTTTGATAGGTGATTTGCTGAGCCTGAAGACCCAGAGACGATCCCAGCAAAAGGATGAGTAAACAAAAATAGGGGAAGGGCTTTCTATTTAAAGATAACGAGGGTACGTGCTTCATCTAATTCATACTCGATGTTAAATGGACCTAAAACCTGCGCCAAGGCTGTTTCTAAATCGCCCGTCGGGAAATTTCCTGTAAAAACATTTTGCTGATCAATGCTTCCTGTAAATTGGACTCCATAAATTTCCTCCAGTTGCATGAGGACCACAGAAAGCGGAGCATCTGTTAAGCGAATATTGCTGGAAAGCCAAAGGGGTTGTACCAAGGCTGTTTCTGTTCGTTCAGGACTTTTATCCTTTACTGCCAGGACCTTTTCGCCCGCCTCTAATATTTCCTTAAAACCATAAGCTTCTACTTGTACTTTTCCGCTAAAACAAACCACCTCAAGGCTATCCTCCATTTCTGTGATCAGGAAGCTGGTACCCAGAATGCTTACCGTTCCATCTTTCAACTTGATATCAAATTTCTCTCCTTTTTCCACCTCAAAAAAGGCTTCTCCTTTCAGAAATACTTCGCGATTATTTTCCCAATCCGATGCTGCATAACTCAGAAAACTTCCTGCCTGTAGTTCGATGCTTGACTGATCCGGTAAGACGACTTGTTCTCGCTTTTCGGCTAGAATTTCTTTCGCTACTATCTGCTCTCCCTGCCTCAGCCAAAAGAATCCAATCAACAGAATGATGACCGCAGCAGCTGCGAAGTACCAAATTCTGCCTAATGAGACGACCTTGCCTTCTTCTTGCTTTTCTGACTGTATCCGCTTCATCACTTTCCCTAGTTCTGCCGTTTCATCATATTCGCCTACTTCAAAAGGCTTAAGAGCCTCAGCCGTAGCCACATAGGATTCATATTCCGGAGAAGCTTTAAATGATCGGAGTTCTTCTTCGGTCAATTCGCCACTCAGCCATCTGGATAGAAATGTCTCATCTGTTTCCCAAGCTTTCATGTCATCTTTCGTTTCTGGTATAATAATAGATGAAATGCCTTTTACCCCATCCCCTCTATAAAGATTTTTTTGGGTGAAGGAGATCTCTCATTTTTTTTAGTGCTTTTGACATACGTTTTTCCACCGCTTTCTGACTGACTCCCAGACTTTCAGCGATTTGTGCATAGGTCATTTCCTGCATACGATTCATCAGAAATACTTCTCGCTGACCCTCCGGCAAGGCCTCAATGGCGTCTTCCAAACGCTTTTTGAATTCATCTGCTTCCAATTGAAATTGAGGGTCTTCCTTTTCGGTCTTTTTTCCCAGGCTTGATTTGTAGCGTAAACGCACTTTCTTTTTTTCTACTTGCTGGAGGAATTCATTTTTCGCAACGGCAAATAGAAAGGCCCGGGCTTTGGTAGGAGGAACATCTTTGCATTTCTTCCAAAGCTTGACAAAGATGTCTTGAACCAGGTCTTCACTTAGTTTGAGATCACCGGACATAAAATAGAGATAGTCTCTAATAGAGCGAGAAAGACTCGTAAATATTCCCGAGAAAGTCTTCTCTTCACATACGTTAGAGGGCTGCTCCATCTATCAGATCATTATGAGCCGCCAAAGTAAGGAATTCGGGGCAATGCTCAAGGCTCAAAGACGAAATCCTTAAACACTGGTTTAATTTTTAGCCCCTCTAATCCTTAGTATCCTCTCAAAACAATCGTAAATTCAATCCTTAGCATTTAATCTTAGCTTATGTCGCGCAAAATATCCTGGGACGATGTGCCCAAAGAAGAGGTAACACCGGCCATGACTCGTCAAATGGTTTATGGTGAAAAAATCATGATTACCCGTTTGAGTTTTAAAGACGGTTTTGAAGTACCTACTCATAGCCACGAAAATGAGCAGATTACCCAGGTTTTTAAAGGAACCATCCGTTTTTGGTTTGGAGAAAATCGGGAAGAAGAATTTGACTTGCATGCAGGCGAAGTGGTAGTAATTCCTCCTAACGTTCCGCATGCTGCATTGATGATAGGTGAGGTGGAAGCCTCAGATACCTTTGCTCCTCCCCGTCAGGACTGGATCGATGGGACTGATGATTATTTGAAGAAGTAATTTGATTCAATTTTTTTAAAGGTATTCACAGGTGCGCGTAGAAATAAAAAAGCTTGAGTCTGGGAACCTATCGGAATTTCAGGAATTGCTAGACCTCTTCGAAAGGGTCTTTGAAATGAAAGATTTCATATCCCCACCTCAGCAACACCTTTTGAGAATTCTTCAAAACCCTGATTTTATTTGTCTGGTTGCAAATAAAGATGAAAAGATTCTTGGAGGCCTTACTATCTATGTTCTGCACCAATATTATGCTACCAGACCACTGGCATATATCTATGATTTGGCTGTTGATAATGCATATCAAAGGAAAGGAATTGGAAAACAATTAATCTCTGAGGCGAAGAGATATTGTCGGGAAAAAGGCTTTGAAGAAGTTTTTGTTCAGACAGACAAAGGGGAAGCAAATGCGGTTAATTTTTACCATGCTACTCAACCCAGCGAAGCCGAAGAGGTAATTCATTTTTACTACCTCTTTGATTAAATCATTTAATTAAAAATGGATATTAAACGAGCCAATAGATTTGATACCACAGAGCTGAGCTCTCTAACTTTTCGTTCAAAATCCTATTGGGGATATGATTCAGCTCAAATTAAAGCATGGGAAAGTGAGCTTAGGCTTTCCGAAGAATACATAGAAAATAAGGGGGTTTATAAGCTTCTTGGTGAGCATGTTGTAATTGGTTATTATTCCTATTTTGAATTGAACAGGGAGCTTGTTAAGCTGGATAATTTATTCGTTGATCCTCCTTTCATTGGGCAAGGCTATGGGAAAATACTCCTAGACGATTTTCTACAGAGAATCCAGAAACTTGGATATAAAGAAGTACATCTTGATGCTGACCCACATGCAGAGTCTTTTTACATCAAACACGGCTTTAAAATCATCGGGCATCTGGAAAGCAGTATAAAAAACCGTTTCCTTCCTGTTATGGCAATGGAACTTTGAACGAAGAGCAAAAAAAAGCATGGTATATATAATACCATGCCCAACTACACGGTGAATATTAACGTCATTACACGCTGCCACCGGAATCTTGCTAAAGAGTTAGTTACAAGAGAAAATGCTAGTGAAAGCACTCTGTGTTTTTCTTTCTTATTTCCTAAGCTTTACTCAGCAACTAAGCCTTTTAACAGACAGAAAGGAGAAGTGTATAGGCTTCACTCTCTCTGCAAATTCTATCCTAATTACGTACTGCAAATAGTGGATCAAATCTGAAGAAATTCTGGAGGAAAATGCCAGCTTTTTCACTGATGATTGATAATAAAAGATTAATATATTTTTACAGAATTTCTCCAGATTTTATTCCCAAATTCGCATTTTGAAAAATTAAAGGCATGCAGAATTATCTGGGTTTTCTCTCTCAGAGTTATTATTTCCCGTCGGAAATATTTCAGGTTATTGAAGATGAACTATATTTCCATAAGATAAACCTTATGGAACTGATCGAGACCTATAAAACACCTCTTCGTTTCACTTATCTTCCAGTTATTTCCGGCAAAATTAACCAGGCGCGTTCATGGTTTGACGATGCGATTAAGGCAAATAAATACAACGGCAAGTACATCTACTGCTATTGTACCAAGAGTTCGCATTTTAAACACGTACTCGTAGAAGTATTAAAAGCGAATGCCAAGCTCGAAACCTCCTCGGCCTTTGATTTACCGATGATCAGGTCCTTGTATAGAGGAGGGTTTCTTGATCAGAGAATCCTGATTCTTTGTAATGGCTTTAAGGATTATGAGTATAAGCAAAACATTGTGGATATGATCCATGATGGCTTCACCAATATCATCCCAATATTGGATAATAAAGAAGAGCTTAACTTTTACCTTGCCGAACTTGATGAGCCCTTCTCCATTGGAATTAGACTATCTACCGAAGAGCCGCCAGACTCCAATTTCTACAGCAGTCGGTTGGGATTGAAAAAAACAGAGATCATTCCCTTTTACAAAGAGAAAATAGCCAACGATAAAAGAGTAAAGGTAAAATTGCTTCACTTTTTTGTTCATACGGGTATCCAGGACTCCCCTTTTTTCTGGAGCAATCTCAGGGATTTGGTTAATCTTTATTGTGAGCTAAAGAAGTTGAACCCTGAATTGTCGATGTTGGACATTGGAGGAGGGATGCCTTTTCAGAATTCTCTTGACTTCGAATTTGACTATGAGTACATCGTCTCCGAAATCGTTAGAACGATAAAGGAGATTTGCGATTCTCATGAAGTTGAAGAACCGGACATTATCACGGAGTTTGGAAGTTATACGGTAGCTGAAAGTAGCTGTACCTTATTCAAGGTTTTAGGGCGAAAACAGCAAAATGATCGGGAAAAATGGTTGATGATAGATGGAAGTATCATCAGCATGTTACCCGACGTTTGGGCCCTTAACCGACGATTTATTCCATTACCTATAAACAATTGGGATGCTGGATATGAAAGCGTATTTATCGGGGGAATGACCTGCGATAGTGATGATTATTATAATCATGAAGCCAATGTAGACGCAATTTATATGCCTGCTACTCGTAAGCAACAATTCATGGGCTTTTTCCATACGGGAGCTTATCAGGAAATTTTAAGTGGAGTTGGAGGGCTTCACCATTGCCTCATGCCTGACCCCAAACATGTAATCATGGATGTAAATCCGGATGGGAGTTTGTTCAGCAGGGTTTTGCACGAAGAGCAAAATTCCAAACAGGTAATGAAAATCCTGGGCTATAAGTCATAAAAGGCCTATGAAAAAGAATAATCTAAACGATTTTGATCCTAATGGACCTGGACTTGATAATGGACAGCTCTATGGTCTTGCATTTAGTAAAGGAGAATCCGAATTGATCCTGTTGGAGGTTCCCAGAGATATCACGGTTTCCTATCGAATGGGAACTCATAAAGGGCCAAGTGCAATTCTGGATGCCTCAAGGCAGGTAGAATTGTATGACCCTTTTTTTCCTGATGTTTGGAAATACGGAATTTACCTTGACAAAGCTTCAGAAAACCAGCAGTATGAAAATCTCAGGTTAAGGGCGAAAGCAGCTGAAATAATCCGAAAACTAGAAGCTGGTCTATCTCAGGATGGTTTTGAAGAAGTGTTACAAGAAATAAATGAATCTTGTGAAAATTGGGATAAAAGGATTAAGGCTAAAGCAGAACGAGTCCTTAATTCCGGTAAAATCTGTGCGGTTTTGGGGGGCGATCACAGTTCCCCATTGGGCTTGCTGCAGGCTTTGGCCAGCAGAGGAGAAGTTTTTGGGGTTCTTCAAATCGATGCTCATATGGACCTGAGAATAGCTTATGAAGGTTTTGAGTATTCCCATGCTTCAATCATGTATAATGCTCTTCAGATCCCGGAAGTAAGTCGGATTGTTCAGGTAGGGATTAGGGATTATAGTGAAGAAGAGTTAAATCTTTACCACGATTTCCCTGAAAGACTCAGTCTTTTCTCGCAAAGAGATATAGATCATTTAGAATTCAGAGGGGTGAACTGGGCTTCTCAAGTCTCCCGAATCATAGAGCATCTCCCTGAAAAAGTTTACCTGAGTTTTGATATAGACGGATTGAATCCTTCCTATTGCCCAGATACCGGAACTCCTGTTCCTGGAGGGTTAAGTATGGCCCAGGCTATATTTTTAATTGAATCTCTGGTAAAGGAAAATAAAGAAATCATAGGGTTTGATCTATGCGAGGTAGCCCCAGGGAAAAACGAATGGAATGGAATCGTGGGGGCTCGACTTTTGTACAGGCTTTGTGCATGCACCTTAAAAAGTAAATTAAATAATCAAAATAATGAGTGATCGTCCGGTTTCTTCATTCCTTGAAACCCATTTTAAACATTTCAATGCTGCAGCATTGGTAGATGCTGCCAAAGGCTATGATCAATTGTTGGCGAATGGCGGTAAAATGATGATTACCCTTGCCGGCGCAATGAGTACGGCTGAATTGGGTAAGTCTTTAGCCGAAATGATTCGTCAGGACAAAGTTCAGATAATAAGTTGTACGGGAGCGAATCTGGAGGAAGATATTATGAATTTAGTGGCTCATGACCACTATGTCAGAATTCCCCATTACCGAGACCTTAGCCCTGCAGAAGAACGAGCCTTACTTGATAAAGGCTTAAATCGAGTTACAGATACCTGCATCCCTGAGGAAGATGCTTTTCGTCGAATACAAGAACATATCTTCA includes:
- a CDS encoding RNA polymerase sigma-70 factor is translated as MEQPSNVCEEKTFSGIFTSLSRSIRDYLYFMSGDLKLSEDLVQDIFVKLWKKCKDVPPTKARAFLFAVAKNEFLQQVEKKKVRLRYKSSLGKKTEKEDPQFQLEADEFKKRLEDAIEALPEGQREVFLMNRMQEMTYAQIAESLGVSQKAVEKRMSKALKKMRDLLHPKKSL
- a CDS encoding FecR family protein produces the protein MKAWETDETFLSRWLSGELTEEELRSFKASPEYESYVATAEALKPFEVGEYDETAELGKVMKRIQSEKQEEGKVVSLGRIWYFAAAAVIILLIGFFWLRQGEQIVAKEILAEKREQVVLPDQSSIELQAGSFLSYAASDWENNREVFLKGEAFFEVEKGEKFDIKLKDGTVSILGTSFLITEMEDSLEVVCFSGKVQVEAYGFKEILEAGEKVLAVKDKSPERTETALVQPLWLSSNIRLTDAPLSVVLMQLEEIYGVQFTGSIDQQNVFTGNFPTGDLETALAQVLGPFNIEYELDEARTLVIFK
- a CDS encoding agmatinase family protein; amino-acid sequence: MKKNNLNDFDPNGPGLDNGQLYGLAFSKGESELILLEVPRDITVSYRMGTHKGPSAILDASRQVELYDPFFPDVWKYGIYLDKASENQQYENLRLRAKAAEIIRKLEAGLSQDGFEEVLQEINESCENWDKRIKAKAERVLNSGKICAVLGGDHSSPLGLLQALASRGEVFGVLQIDAHMDLRIAYEGFEYSHASIMYNALQIPEVSRIVQVGIRDYSEEELNLYHDFPERLSLFSQRDIDHLEFRGVNWASQVSRIIEHLPEKVYLSFDIDGLNPSYCPDTGTPVPGGLSMAQAIFLIESLVKENKEIIGFDLCEVAPGKNEWNGIVGARLLYRLCACTLKSKLNNQNNE
- a CDS encoding GNAT family N-acetyltransferase, whose amino-acid sequence is MRVEIKKLESGNLSEFQELLDLFERVFEMKDFISPPQQHLLRILQNPDFICLVANKDEKILGGLTIYVLHQYYATRPLAYIYDLAVDNAYQRKGIGKQLISEAKRYCREKGFEEVFVQTDKGEANAVNFYHATQPSEAEEVIHFYYLFD
- a CDS encoding GNAT family N-acetyltransferase; this encodes MDIKRANRFDTTELSSLTFRSKSYWGYDSAQIKAWESELRLSEEYIENKGVYKLLGEHVVIGYYSYFELNRELVKLDNLFVDPPFIGQGYGKILLDDFLQRIQKLGYKEVHLDADPHAESFYIKHGFKIIGHLESSIKNRFLPVMAMEL
- a CDS encoding arginine decarboxylase, whose amino-acid sequence is MQNYLGFLSQSYYFPSEIFQVIEDELYFHKINLMELIETYKTPLRFTYLPVISGKINQARSWFDDAIKANKYNGKYIYCYCTKSSHFKHVLVEVLKANAKLETSSAFDLPMIRSLYRGGFLDQRILILCNGFKDYEYKQNIVDMIHDGFTNIIPILDNKEELNFYLAELDEPFSIGIRLSTEEPPDSNFYSSRLGLKKTEIIPFYKEKIANDKRVKVKLLHFFVHTGIQDSPFFWSNLRDLVNLYCELKKLNPELSMLDIGGGMPFQNSLDFEFDYEYIVSEIVRTIKEICDSHEVEEPDIITEFGSYTVAESSCTLFKVLGRKQQNDREKWLMIDGSIISMLPDVWALNRRFIPLPINNWDAGYESVFIGGMTCDSDDYYNHEANVDAIYMPATRKQQFMGFFHTGAYQEILSGVGGLHHCLMPDPKHVIMDVNPDGSLFSRVLHEEQNSKQVMKILGYKS
- a CDS encoding cupin domain-containing protein, which gives rise to MSRKISWDDVPKEEVTPAMTRQMVYGEKIMITRLSFKDGFEVPTHSHENEQITQVFKGTIRFWFGENREEEFDLHAGEVVVIPPNVPHAALMIGEVEASDTFAPPRQDWIDGTDDYLKK
- a CDS encoding ABC transporter ATP-binding protein, whose product is MKQWILLGPFFKRHRSKLSVLSLVGILSGMSAIFLPVSIGKYYTLMFDFESKRSAFLDFLPDSFFNSVPNFLLFFSILIAIHMLLAYARRYLMASMGERLTYELRNQLFAHQLRLETRIYEEKGIGKYLLRYSGDLKSIQNYLTKGIIGFGIDIFMILLFLWVLSRISHSLTLISFFAILFMLFPLSVLNYKLQDISEQRRNQKSSLLAFVSQRLQAIITIKAFNRERPEWERYLKRSSKNYQTNLQFHRLSSLIFILVPGLLYVMIAVIMYSIYWQKSNGIEIDQAALLSAFLLIITMLPVMRRCLRIMVCWKLGLISIRKLQRVLDLPIEQGNFQDELILGEGNIKLDQLSFGSANQRVFQNLSAEWAHQGLHLVTGGTGSGKSLLIKILLGIYAEYEGDIFIDEQNIRQSDVKSLRKMLTVISADYPLLGKTVFEAISYSRKPSKRKGAGLMLDRIQQGLAENAKLSLDDRIGSQGHGLSKGQERILLFTRALLTRKPILLLDEPFSSIEPHIQQHLLKLIKRLRKKRTIILFLKQNDLPKLSFDSVLDLDSFQAEVHQAVMKKLGS